In Legionella lytica, one genomic interval encodes:
- a CDS encoding MFS transporter, which translates to MSDSQRSDLKLSAYYTENTHQKEKGSLTTAYFIFFLAASFYLYEFILQVAPSVMAEPMMKTFGVTGEGFGFISAFYFYAYAPTQLPAGVLYDRYGPRKLMTVAILLCALGSAFFASTDSVFTACIGRFLIGIGSAFSFIGVLVLVSRWFPPHYFAILAGVAQLMSSVGAMFGEVPLAYLIQGVGWRNASFILAFVGFILAAFFWMYIRDYPDQQNQKIPGHYLRDEWKRLVAVCKHAHTWIIGGYAFAIWTPIAVFAALWGVPFLQEKFQISVVSASALCSMIWIGIGIGSPLLGWLSDKIQSRRIALVTSAVLGLVATLILLYWPGLTYGWAPVVLFVLGLGAGGQTVSFAVVKENNTAEYVGTASGFNNLSVLIGGAIFQPLVGYILQHTNSGHSVNGVYVYSISGYQTALLVMPLCFLASLLIATFLLKESHPAKR; encoded by the coding sequence ATGAGTGATTCACAACGGAGTGATTTGAAATTGAGCGCATATTACACTGAGAACACACATCAAAAAGAAAAGGGTAGTTTAACAACAGCGTACTTCATCTTTTTCTTAGCGGCATCCTTTTATTTATACGAATTTATTTTGCAAGTGGCGCCAAGCGTTATGGCAGAGCCCATGATGAAAACTTTTGGTGTTACCGGGGAAGGATTTGGGTTTATCTCCGCCTTTTATTTTTATGCCTATGCGCCTACTCAGCTGCCAGCAGGGGTTTTATACGACCGCTATGGTCCTAGAAAGCTAATGACAGTAGCTATTCTTTTATGTGCCCTAGGATCCGCATTTTTTGCGTCAACAGATAGCGTATTTACTGCGTGTATCGGGCGTTTCCTTATTGGAATTGGTTCTGCGTTTTCTTTTATCGGTGTCCTCGTGTTGGTATCACGTTGGTTCCCTCCTCATTATTTCGCTATTTTGGCGGGTGTTGCTCAGCTAATGAGTTCCGTTGGAGCAATGTTTGGTGAAGTACCTTTAGCTTATTTAATCCAGGGTGTTGGCTGGCGTAATGCGAGTTTTATCTTAGCCTTTGTTGGTTTTATTCTAGCGGCATTCTTCTGGATGTATATTCGTGATTATCCTGATCAACAAAATCAGAAAATTCCTGGACATTATCTTCGCGATGAATGGAAACGATTAGTTGCAGTATGTAAGCATGCACATACTTGGATCATCGGTGGTTATGCATTTGCAATTTGGACCCCAATCGCCGTATTTGCCGCTTTATGGGGGGTTCCTTTTCTTCAAGAAAAATTCCAAATTAGCGTGGTTTCTGCTTCAGCTTTATGCAGCATGATTTGGATTGGCATTGGAATTGGTAGCCCTCTATTAGGATGGCTTAGTGACAAGATTCAGAGCCGGCGAATTGCGTTAGTTACTAGCGCCGTTTTAGGATTGGTGGCCACTTTGATACTTCTTTATTGGCCTGGGCTTACTTATGGTTGGGCACCTGTTGTTTTATTTGTTTTAGGCTTAGGTGCTGGTGGTCAAACAGTAAGTTTTGCTGTTGTAAAAGAAAATAATACGGCTGAATATGTAGGGACTGCGTCTGGTTTTAATAATCTGTCCGTATTAATTGGCGGTGCGATATTCCAACCGTTAGTAGGGTATATCTTACAACATACGAATTCTGGACACAGTGTGAATGGAGTCTATGTATATAGCATATCAGGCTACCAAACAGCGTTATTGGTTATGCCTCTATGTTTCTTGGCTAGTCTATTAATCGCAACATTTTTACTTAAAGAGTCTCATCCTGCAAAGCGGTGA
- a CDS encoding anhydro-N-acetylmuramic acid kinase, which produces MTLFIGLMSGTSMDGIDAAIVDIPSNKLICGITKKYSDEVMHGLNRLLDGSDLSLASICQLNTLIGRDFAQAAKEVLHEAALSAQDICAIGSHGQTVCHNTESSIPYTLQLGCGHSISSLTGITVIADFRTRDLVNGGQGAPFAPLYHQELFSKQFSNIALVNIGGISNITFINAEHPTRGWDVGPGNCLMDAWIAKHQGKPFDANGAWAQQGTVIQPLLDALLADSFIQLAAPKSIGKEYFSLSWLESHLKHDYKAVDVQKTLLAFTAHPIADAVTDMYQGVKELFLCGGGTHNLALKQMIQDLLPEVTVKSVAEVGVSPDYLEAMLFAWLAAQTMNQQPVDLSAITGSKKPAVLGAIYMRS; this is translated from the coding sequence ATGACTCTATTTATAGGATTAATGTCGGGGACCAGCATGGATGGAATCGACGCAGCAATTGTTGATATTCCCTCAAATAAATTAATTTGTGGCATTACCAAAAAATACAGTGATGAGGTAATGCACGGGCTAAATAGGCTACTCGATGGTTCTGATTTGAGTTTGGCCTCGATATGCCAATTGAATACCTTAATAGGTCGTGATTTCGCGCAAGCAGCTAAAGAGGTTTTACATGAGGCAGCACTGAGCGCTCAAGATATTTGTGCGATAGGAAGTCATGGGCAAACTGTATGTCATAATACCGAAAGTAGTATTCCTTATACCTTGCAGTTAGGTTGTGGACACAGTATTTCTTCATTAACGGGTATTACCGTAATTGCTGATTTTCGCACACGTGATCTAGTGAATGGAGGGCAGGGAGCACCTTTTGCACCGTTGTATCATCAAGAGCTATTCAGTAAGCAATTCTCTAATATTGCTTTAGTTAATATTGGTGGAATTTCTAATATTACCTTTATTAATGCAGAACATCCTACGCGTGGTTGGGACGTTGGACCAGGAAATTGTTTAATGGATGCCTGGATTGCCAAACATCAAGGTAAGCCTTTCGACGCGAATGGCGCTTGGGCACAACAAGGAACGGTGATTCAGCCTTTGTTAGACGCATTATTAGCCGATTCTTTTATCCAATTAGCTGCTCCCAAAAGCATCGGTAAGGAATATTTTTCATTATCTTGGTTAGAGTCACATTTAAAGCACGATTATAAAGCTGTGGATGTTCAGAAAACGCTCTTGGCATTTACGGCACATCCTATTGCTGATGCGGTGACGGATATGTACCAAGGGGTAAAGGAACTATTTCTCTGCGGAGGGGGAACCCACAATTTGGCACTGAAGCAAATGATCCAGGATTTGTTACCGGAAGTTACAGTAAAAAGTGTAGCCGAGGTAGGAGTCAGCCCCGATTATTTAGAAGCCATGCTGTTTGCTTGGCTTGCAGCACAAACGATGAATCAGCAACCAGTAGATTTAAGTGCTATAACTGGTTCAAAAAAGCCTGCAGTTTTAGGGGCAATATACATGCGTAGTTAA
- a CDS encoding DNA polymerase III subunit, translating into MSVYQSQWEHLRLAWEQGRNPQSMLFVGAMDRALAEFTTQFTMLVLCKVSSANPCQKCIDCQMAARGEHPDVEWIKPEKVGGPIKIDQIRELQSYSYLTPQRASHRLIIIESADRMNTAAANALLKVLEEPAAHTLFLLMAQQLSTVLPTVLSRCQVFHFAPPMDLSITNLLTLGERYSPESAQAQIIQQAESLLDGLIAVIEKKSHPCVVVPKWAEFELNTILWFLYLVYAQIQTMWINKSMLTGPAAQQLQKLSNLLSPIVIFSQIDKINLLRRKLSHNLNMNSTLVLEDLLLDF; encoded by the coding sequence ATGAGTGTTTATCAATCTCAATGGGAGCATTTGCGTTTAGCATGGGAACAAGGACGCAATCCACAATCTATGTTGTTTGTTGGGGCTATGGACCGTGCTTTAGCCGAGTTTACTACGCAATTTACTATGTTGGTCTTATGCAAAGTCTCTTCTGCTAATCCTTGTCAAAAATGCATTGATTGCCAAATGGCGGCCCGGGGGGAGCATCCTGATGTTGAATGGATTAAACCGGAAAAAGTTGGGGGCCCAATTAAAATTGATCAAATCCGCGAACTACAAAGTTATTCGTATTTGACACCCCAGAGGGCCTCTCATCGTTTAATTATTATTGAATCAGCGGATAGAATGAATACCGCTGCAGCTAATGCTTTATTAAAAGTATTAGAAGAACCCGCCGCGCATACCTTATTTTTGTTAATGGCTCAACAGCTAAGTACGGTACTTCCTACTGTTTTAAGCCGTTGCCAGGTATTCCATTTTGCGCCACCTATGGATTTATCGATTACAAATCTTTTAACTTTGGGGGAGCGCTACTCCCCAGAATCTGCGCAAGCTCAGATTATTCAGCAGGCGGAATCTCTTTTAGATGGATTAATTGCGGTAATTGAAAAGAAAAGCCATCCTTGTGTTGTGGTACCCAAATGGGCTGAATTTGAGCTTAATACCATCTTATGGTTTCTTTATCTGGTTTATGCGCAAATTCAGACTATGTGGATTAATAAGTCGATGTTAACCGGGCCGGCAGCCCAACAGTTACAAAAATTGTCCAATTTACTGAGCCCAATCGTTATTTTTTCTCAAATTGATAAAATAAACTTATTACGGCGCAAACTAAGCCATAACCTGAATATGAATTCTACGTTGGTTTTGGAAGATTTATTACTCGATTTCTAG
- a CDS encoding PilZ domain-containing protein — protein sequence MQQINCVFDNLSSLYAAYMPFVKGGGLFIRTQHLYELGSGLSLVVNLMNEDEFYYIDAKVVWITPVEAQASRFPGVGVQFINDHGCDLRSKIEIYLAEMLKSQQVTDTV from the coding sequence ATGCAGCAAATTAATTGTGTATTTGATAACCTTTCTTCTTTATACGCAGCATACATGCCTTTTGTAAAAGGCGGCGGCTTATTTATTCGCACGCAGCATCTCTATGAGTTAGGCTCTGGGCTTAGTTTAGTTGTAAACTTAATGAATGAGGATGAGTTTTATTATATTGATGCTAAAGTAGTCTGGATTACCCCTGTGGAAGCACAAGCGAGTCGATTTCCGGGAGTAGGAGTACAATTTATCAATGATCATGGTTGTGATTTGCGCAGTAAAATAGAGATCTATTTAGCAGAAATGTTAAAATCACAGCAAGTAACAGATACGGTTTAA
- the tmk gene encoding dTMP kinase, protein MLSLMGKLIVIEGLEGAGKSTAVNTIIEFLTRLDIKTITTREPGGTVIGEVLREVIKNPEYKDVLDDKSELLLLYTARIQLLEQVIKPALKQGTWVIADRFELSTMAYQGGGRGLDQVMIERLSAFALDGFKPDLTLYLDISPEEGMQRVRSRGAFDRIEQQSIDFFNRVHDSYLHHVQKNPNAITIDASLPLPVVQQAIQDALHTFIEQ, encoded by the coding sequence ATGTTATCCTTAATGGGGAAGTTAATTGTTATTGAAGGCCTGGAAGGGGCTGGAAAGTCTACCGCAGTAAACACAATCATTGAATTTCTAACCCGGTTAGACATTAAGACCATCACTACCCGTGAGCCTGGTGGTACTGTCATTGGTGAGGTGCTGCGTGAGGTAATTAAAAATCCAGAGTATAAAGATGTTTTGGATGATAAAAGTGAGCTGTTACTTTTATACACGGCGAGAATACAGCTACTAGAACAAGTAATTAAACCTGCTTTAAAACAAGGTACTTGGGTTATTGCAGATCGCTTTGAGTTGTCGACTATGGCTTATCAAGGAGGCGGTAGAGGTTTAGATCAAGTTATGATTGAGCGCTTGTCAGCCTTTGCATTAGATGGTTTCAAGCCGGATTTGACCTTGTATTTAGACATTAGTCCGGAAGAGGGAATGCAGAGAGTTCGTTCACGTGGTGCCTTTGACCGTATCGAACAGCAATCTATAGATTTTTTTAACCGGGTGCATGATAGCTATTTGCATCATGTACAAAAAAATCCTAATGCAATAACGATTGATGCTAGCCTCCCTCTGCCCGTAGTGCAACAGGCAATTCAAGATGCCTTGCATACTTTTATAGAGCAATAG
- the fabF gene encoding beta-ketoacyl-ACP synthase II has translation MNKRRVVVTGMGMLTPVGLNVKDTWQNIVAGVSGVSVVEDFDTAEYSTKIWAKVKNFNIEDYMPIKEARKMDGFTQFGVAAADEAIRDSGLDLDDPELQYRAGVAVGSGIGGVQTITNNQDKLVAGGPRKVSPFFIPGGIINLVAGQISIRHHLKGPNISVVTACTTGTHNIGLAGRMIAYGDADVMVCGGAEMTLTPLCLAGFSAVRSLSKRNDEPEKASRPFDRDRDGFVMGEGAGILVLEEYEHAKARGAKIYAELAGFGMSGDAYHITAPDEDADGAARAMEAAIRDAHINPQQIDYINAHGTSTYLNDLGETKAIKRVFKEHAYDLAVSSSKSMTGHLLGAAGSVEAIISIMAIQDQIAPPTINLDNPDEGCDLNYVPNQAQKRTINYVLSNSLGFGGTNGSLIFKRIDSSESK, from the coding sequence TTGAATAAGCGGCGTGTAGTTGTCACAGGCATGGGTATGCTTACTCCTGTCGGACTAAATGTGAAAGATACTTGGCAAAATATTGTAGCTGGTGTTAGTGGCGTAAGTGTAGTAGAAGATTTTGATACTGCTGAATACAGTACAAAAATCTGGGCTAAGGTTAAGAATTTTAACATTGAAGACTACATGCCAATCAAGGAAGCTCGTAAGATGGATGGGTTCACCCAGTTTGGTGTTGCTGCAGCAGATGAAGCAATACGCGATTCTGGGCTGGACCTTGACGACCCTGAATTACAATACCGTGCAGGTGTTGCTGTTGGCTCCGGGATTGGCGGTGTTCAAACAATAACCAATAACCAGGATAAGCTTGTTGCTGGTGGACCACGCAAAGTGTCTCCATTTTTTATTCCTGGGGGTATTATTAACCTGGTTGCAGGTCAGATTTCTATTCGTCATCACCTTAAAGGACCAAATATTTCCGTGGTAACTGCTTGTACTACAGGCACACACAATATTGGTTTAGCAGGACGAATGATTGCTTATGGTGATGCTGATGTTATGGTTTGTGGTGGCGCGGAAATGACGCTAACCCCATTATGCCTAGCTGGTTTTTCGGCTGTGCGTTCTTTATCCAAACGTAATGATGAGCCAGAAAAAGCGTCAAGACCTTTTGACAGAGACCGTGATGGGTTTGTCATGGGTGAGGGAGCCGGCATTCTTGTGTTAGAAGAATACGAACATGCTAAGGCCCGTGGCGCAAAAATTTACGCTGAATTAGCTGGTTTTGGTATGTCTGGAGATGCGTATCATATCACTGCTCCTGATGAAGATGCGGATGGCGCTGCTCGTGCGATGGAAGCAGCGATTCGTGATGCTCATATCAATCCCCAGCAAATTGATTATATTAATGCACATGGTACCTCTACCTATTTAAATGATTTGGGTGAGACTAAGGCAATTAAACGTGTATTCAAAGAACATGCGTATGATTTAGCCGTAAGTTCAAGCAAATCAATGACCGGACATTTATTAGGTGCTGCAGGTTCCGTTGAAGCAATCATCAGTATTATGGCAATCCAAGATCAGATTGCTCCACCAACGATTAATTTAGATAATCCTGATGAAGGTTGTGACTTGAACTATGTACCAAACCAAGCTCAAAAGAGAACTATTAATTATGTATTAAGTAACTCTTTGGGCTTTGGTGGAACGAACGGTAGCCTAATCTTCAAGCGAATTGATTCAAGCGAATCTAAATGA
- the acpP gene encoding acyl carrier protein, whose translation MSTVEDRVRKIVVEQLGVKEEDLKNDASFVDDLGADSLDTVELVMALEEEFETEIPDEKAEKITTIQEAIDYIESNLDKEEA comes from the coding sequence ATGAGTACTGTTGAAGATCGTGTACGCAAGATTGTTGTTGAACAATTAGGCGTTAAAGAAGAAGATCTAAAAAATGATGCGTCATTCGTTGATGATCTGGGAGCTGATTCTCTAGACACAGTAGAATTGGTTATGGCTCTTGAAGAAGAGTTTGAAACAGAAATTCCTGATGAGAAAGCTGAAAAAATTACTACGATTCAAGAAGCAATTGATTACATTGAATCTAATTTAGATAAAGAAGAAGCATAA
- a CDS encoding MFS transporter: MSEPLIPITKKQAILFACFLVLYEFLTYVANDMIMPGMISVTHAFNAPESAVATSLTIYILGGASLQIFLGPISDAYGRRPMMLLGACLFFIFTLFIACSNSMSQFMTARFFEGMGLCFIGVIGYATIQEIFEEMDAIRLISIMANATILAPLLGPLLGAVVIHYTSWRYIFISIALFALVALWGLWRYMPEPIGQKKKNGELTPKTKFSSKKVVANYKTLFTNKVFVMGTLAVGTVGIPCLAWIALSPIILTLEGKLTVIQYGLWQLPVFGATILGNWFLHKLTYKFEIKKIISLGCVIMIVGAVLMSALPYLYGNDYHYLMPGIIIYFFALSVINAPLNRFCLFITSVSKGTASALVSLSVMVIGALGTEAANIIYKDHNNLHFSLYCNLIQLVFFIFAGLAFWMHKQVENKEVLENIEACKNA; the protein is encoded by the coding sequence ATGTCCGAACCATTAATTCCGATAACTAAAAAACAGGCTATATTGTTTGCTTGCTTTCTCGTCCTGTATGAGTTCTTAACGTATGTCGCTAATGACATGATTATGCCGGGGATGATTAGTGTTACCCATGCATTTAACGCGCCAGAATCTGCCGTTGCCACCTCACTTACCATTTATATTCTTGGTGGAGCCAGCTTACAAATATTTTTAGGTCCCATATCGGATGCCTATGGACGTCGTCCTATGATGCTACTGGGTGCCTGCTTATTCTTTATTTTTACCTTATTTATTGCCTGCTCTAACTCAATGAGTCAATTTATGACTGCGCGCTTCTTTGAAGGTATGGGACTATGTTTTATTGGTGTTATTGGCTATGCAACCATTCAAGAAATTTTTGAGGAAATGGATGCTATTCGTCTTATCTCTATTATGGCTAATGCGACGATTCTTGCGCCGCTATTAGGGCCACTTTTAGGTGCGGTAGTCATTCATTATACCTCCTGGCGTTATATCTTTATTTCCATTGCTCTATTTGCTTTAGTTGCCCTGTGGGGATTATGGCGTTACATGCCCGAACCTATTGGACAAAAGAAGAAAAATGGAGAGCTGACTCCTAAAACCAAATTTTCGTCTAAGAAAGTTGTTGCTAATTACAAAACGTTGTTTACCAATAAAGTATTTGTCATGGGAACCTTAGCTGTCGGTACTGTGGGTATTCCTTGCCTAGCTTGGATTGCTTTGTCCCCCATTATTTTAACACTTGAGGGAAAACTAACCGTAATCCAATATGGGCTTTGGCAGCTACCAGTTTTTGGAGCCACAATATTAGGCAACTGGTTTTTGCACAAGCTAACCTATAAGTTTGAAATTAAAAAAATCATTTCTTTAGGGTGTGTGATTATGATAGTTGGCGCGGTATTAATGTCGGCTCTACCTTATCTGTATGGAAATGACTACCATTACCTGATGCCAGGCATCATTATTTATTTCTTTGCTCTAAGCGTGATTAATGCACCGCTAAATAGATTCTGCCTCTTTATTACCTCGGTAAGCAAAGGCACCGCCTCAGCATTAGTGAGTCTAAGTGTTATGGTTATTGGCGCACTTGGGACCGAAGCAGCAAATATTATCTATAAAGACCATAATAACCTGCACTTTTCGCTGTATTGTAACTTAATACAGCTTGTGTTCTTTATCTTTGCTGGCTTAGCATTTTGGATGCATAAGCAGGTGGAAAATAAAGAAGTATTAGAGAATATAGAAGCCTGCAAGAATGCCTGA
- a CDS encoding TatD family hydrolase: protein MLVDSHCHLNFLDLAEFNQDMANVLARAKENDVQHFLSVCVELTDYPALEKLAAENSNINISVGVHPNTEMDQPVTAKMLCDLAANPACIAIGETGLDYYRTHTEEAQEEQRDRFREHIKASLITSKPLIIHTRQAAEDTIKLMVEENAQDIGGVMHCFAESLDIAMQSIDLNFYISFSGIVTFKNATALQEVARQVPLNRILIETDSPYLAPVPFRGKQNHPALVKHVAEAMAQLRGISYEEVAEATTRNFYECFKLA from the coding sequence ATGCTAGTCGATTCACACTGTCATTTAAATTTTTTGGATCTCGCTGAGTTTAATCAGGATATGGCTAATGTTTTAGCCCGAGCAAAAGAAAATGATGTACAGCATTTCCTTAGTGTTTGTGTGGAATTAACTGATTATCCTGCACTGGAAAAGCTAGCTGCTGAAAATTCTAATATTAATATCTCAGTTGGTGTTCATCCAAACACAGAGATGGACCAGCCGGTTACTGCAAAAATGCTTTGTGATTTAGCTGCGAATCCAGCCTGTATTGCGATTGGGGAAACAGGGCTTGATTATTATCGTACCCATACAGAAGAAGCACAGGAAGAACAGCGTGACCGTTTTCGCGAGCATATTAAGGCGTCTTTAATTACTTCTAAGCCTTTAATCATTCATACCCGTCAGGCAGCTGAAGATACGATTAAATTAATGGTTGAAGAAAATGCCCAGGATATAGGTGGTGTGATGCATTGTTTTGCAGAGAGTTTAGATATTGCAATGCAATCGATTGATCTGAATTTTTATATTTCATTTTCAGGAATTGTAACCTTTAAAAATGCAACCGCATTGCAAGAGGTTGCACGCCAAGTGCCTTTAAATAGAATACTTATTGAAACGGATTCGCCTTATTTGGCACCCGTTCCATTTCGTGGTAAACAAAATCATCCTGCCTTGGTAAAGCATGTAGCGGAGGCTATGGCTCAGTTGCGTGGTATTAGCTATGAAGAGGTTGCCGAAGCAACTACTCGAAATTTTTATGAGTGTTTTAAGTTAGCATAA
- the mltG gene encoding endolytic transglycosylase MltG, with amino-acid sequence MTASRHKKLILSIVILFFVSFAFLCWNFYNIVATPLISKQEPAQIINLSRAASASQFVQTLKDNNLIQCRRPLLLIIRFTGLSQKLKAGVYQIKPGETAVELLYRVVAGDVLTQNFTIIAGTTQQKISQDLAKASYLDYNQEDWSLIKGNHTNAEGLILADTYQYQGGSSSKKLLEQAHRNLQNYLNNVWANRAANLPYKSPYELLIAASIIEKESAIPQERQLISGVVVNRLNKHMPLQMDPTVIYGLGSAYTGKLSHQDMQVDSPYNSYRYRGLPPTPIAMVSKEALDATAHPQLSNYLYFVAKGDGSHQFSETYEQQRQAINQYQRKGS; translated from the coding sequence ATGACCGCCTCAAGACACAAAAAACTGATTCTTTCTATAGTAATACTGTTTTTTGTGTCTTTTGCTTTTTTATGTTGGAATTTCTATAACATCGTAGCGACTCCACTTATTTCGAAACAAGAGCCCGCACAAATTATTAATTTGAGCCGAGCGGCCTCTGCGTCACAATTCGTACAAACATTAAAAGATAACAATTTAATTCAGTGCCGTAGACCTTTACTGTTGATTATTCGTTTTACAGGGCTTTCTCAAAAGCTAAAGGCTGGGGTCTATCAAATCAAGCCTGGTGAAACTGCGGTAGAGCTGCTTTATCGTGTTGTTGCTGGTGATGTTTTGACGCAAAACTTTACGATTATTGCTGGAACTACACAACAGAAAATTTCACAGGATTTGGCAAAAGCGAGTTATTTGGATTATAACCAGGAAGATTGGTCCTTAATTAAGGGTAATCATACGAACGCTGAGGGATTAATATTAGCCGACACCTACCAATATCAAGGTGGGAGTAGCAGTAAAAAACTACTAGAACAAGCTCATCGTAATTTACAAAATTACCTCAATAATGTCTGGGCTAATAGAGCAGCTAATTTACCCTATAAAAGTCCTTATGAATTACTCATAGCCGCTTCAATTATTGAAAAAGAATCGGCAATTCCCCAAGAGCGCCAATTGATTTCCGGCGTTGTTGTTAATCGCTTGAATAAACATATGCCTCTACAAATGGATCCTACAGTGATTTATGGCTTAGGGAGTGCCTATACTGGTAAATTATCGCATCAAGACATGCAGGTTGATTCGCCTTATAATTCATATCGATATCGTGGCTTACCTCCAACACCGATTGCGATGGTAAGTAAAGAGGCGCTTGATGCGACAGCGCATCCTCAATTATCTAATTATTTATATTTTGTTGCTAAGGGTGATGGTAGCCATCAATTTTCAGAAACCTATGAGCAACAAAGACAAGCAATTAATCAATATCAACGCAAGGGTTCTTAA
- the fabG gene encoding 3-oxoacyl-ACP reductase FabG, which translates to MHNLEGKVALVTGASRGIGQAIAIKLAQSGAFVYGTATTEKGAELITEYLKKENLAGKGLVLDVTNSEQIEQVIDALAEASHAPAILVNNAGITSDNLLLRMDDDEWFKVIDTNLNSIYRMSKICIKSMFRARWGRIISIGSVVGSSGNTGQVNYTAAKAGIVGFSKSLAQEIGSRNITVNVVAPGFIDTDMTTSLPDMVKDEMMKRIPLRKLGQPEDIANAVAFLASDDAKYITGSTIHVNGGMYMD; encoded by the coding sequence ATGCATAATTTAGAAGGTAAAGTTGCCTTAGTAACTGGTGCCAGTCGTGGGATAGGCCAAGCGATTGCTATTAAGTTAGCTCAAAGTGGGGCTTTTGTTTACGGCACTGCAACCACTGAAAAAGGTGCTGAGCTTATCACGGAATACTTAAAAAAGGAAAATTTAGCAGGTAAGGGCTTGGTTCTTGATGTAACAAATAGCGAACAAATAGAACAAGTTATAGATGCTCTGGCTGAGGCAAGCCATGCACCAGCAATTTTGGTTAATAATGCTGGAATTACTTCAGATAACCTTTTATTACGTATGGACGATGATGAATGGTTTAAAGTTATCGATACAAATTTGAATTCCATATACAGAATGTCTAAAATTTGTATAAAATCGATGTTTAGAGCACGATGGGGTAGGATTATTTCTATTGGTTCAGTGGTCGGATCAAGCGGAAATACAGGCCAGGTGAATTATACAGCAGCAAAAGCAGGTATTGTGGGTTTTTCTAAATCTTTAGCGCAAGAAATAGGTAGCAGAAACATTACAGTGAATGTGGTCGCGCCAGGCTTCATTGATACCGATATGACTACTTCTTTACCTGATATGGTAAAGGATGAAATGATGAAGCGCATTCCGTTGCGCAAGTTAGGTCAGCCAGAGGATATCGCTAATGCCGTTGCCTTTTTAGCCTCAGATGATGCTAAATATATTACAGGTAGTACAATCCATGTAAATGGCGGAATGTATATGGATTAA